The genomic window TGTTATTCTATTGTTGTTCGGGGTCGTATTCTGCTAGTTTTTCGTTTTCGATCCAGTCGAGTTCTTCTTCTATTTCTCGGATGATTAGGTTGAGTTCGTGTCTTTGGCTGTCGGTGTCTGCGTTTTTGGTTTCTAGATGTGTTATTAGTTCGTCTTTGAGTAGTTGGAGTAGTTTTTGCTCTGAGTTTGCGTCGGCGTATTCTTCTAGAACTTCTTTTACTTCAGCCTGTTTCATATGGAAGAATTGGGGTTGACAGTTTTTTAGTTGTTTCTAAGTGTCTGTTGTATTCTGTCTCTGCGTGCTTGGAACTCGTCTACGATTTGCTCTGCTTCTGTCATGGTTTCTTGGTCGTCTTTTATCCCTGATTCGAGGTGTTGCATTACGTCGTCCATTTCGGTGGTTAGGTAGTGCATTTCTTCGATCATTTTCTTGATGTCTTCAAATTTTTCTACTTCGAGGAATAATGGTTCTTCTCCTGATTTTTCAGGGTTGTCGTTTGTTTGTTTGTCCTGAGTCATGTCTAGTTCGGTTATATTGTTTTCTGTGGCTGTTTCATCTGTTTCAGGTTCTTCTCCTGTGTTGTCTGTTGTTGTTTTTGAGGAGGGCTGTGTCTGTGTGTTTTGTGTCTGGTCGTGTTTTCTCTGTGAGTCGTGCTGTGTCTGGGATTTCTCTAGGGAGTTTATCTCTTGTTCGATTTCGCTCTGCATTTCCTCAAACTTTCTGTCTAGATTGTTTCGTTCCTGCTGTTGCGGCGGGTTTGTTTCCGAGTTATCTGAGTTTTCCTGCATTTCCTGCAGCTCGTTTTGCGGGTTCATCTGCAGTCCTTCTTCTACCTGTGAAATATCTTCGGACTCATTTTGTTCTGTTAAACTGTCTTGTCCTGTATCTAGTTCTTCGGATTCTCTGTTCTGATCTGGTTCTTTTCCGCCTGTGACTTGCTGGCTTATCTCTTCAAGCTCGTTTTCCTGGCTTTCTTCCTGGTTTTGACCTTCGTTCACCAGTTGCTTGATCTCTTCCATATTCTCCTCAAGTTTCTCTTTATCGCCGTTACCCAAGTCAAACATGTATACCAAATATGAATCGACCGTGTATAAAGCTAACCGGTTGACAGTTCTCAGAAATCAGATAGAAATCAAAAGTAGAAAAATTAAATGCTGGAAGAAATTATTCTTCCTCGTCTTCTTCCCGCTCAATCTCTGGAGTGAACAAGTCTTTGTCCTTCTTCAGCTCCATGCCTTTTGCCTCAAGCATTTCACGAGCCAGCAAGTAGTAAACCATTCCGATAGATTTCTCAGACTTGTTGTTAGCTGGGATAGCAAGATCAATATCGTCCAACTTGTTCTCTGAGTCTGCGATTGAGATAACTTCTTTGTTAGTCTGAGCAGCTTCTCTGATAGCCTGAGCATCAGTCTCAGGATCAGTTACGACAATTATTTCTGGTTCTGTAAAGTTTTCGGACTCTGGGTTGGTGAAACTACCAGGCATAAATCTTCCAATAACAGTTTTAACGCCTGTAGCCTTTGAGAACTCGTCAATAGCATTCTTTGCTTCATCCTTTCTTCCGATTACAAGGATGTCTTCTGGTTCGTATTCTGCCAGTTTTTCAGCAGCTTTTCTAATCTGTACATCTGTGTCTTCTAGGTTAATTACTGCTAACTGGTTCTTTTTCACGTGGAAAATATAGTCTTCCATGTCGTTGTGCTGGGCTTTTGTCCCTATGTGAACACCGTGTGCTAAGTAATCATCACGGTCGATCAGGAGTTCTTCATCTTCGCTCATACACAACTCATTCCAAGACAAAAGTTAAATACCGCCCGCCGCTTTCCGTTCTTAGCTACTGGGTACGCCAGAATAAGTTTCTGATTCCAAGTAATTGCCAACTATCTCGGCAACCTCTTCTCTATATTCGCGACTGACTCTTGAATCAAAATATAATTCAACCGTAAGCTCTCCATTGTCATCTTCGAATTTAACGGATGCTTCAGGGTCTCTGTTCAGAAAATCAAATATTGTGTCAAAACCGGAGGGTCTCTCAGAAAATACAGCCTCTTTCGGCATCATCCCATCATATTCTGCACTGCTTTCCGAAAACCAAGGATTTCTAAGCTCTCTTATATCTGAGTGAATCTTTCTAGCTGTCTCCGCTACCGCTTCACTGTCTCCGTACTCGCCTATAAATCTGCCGTCAGGAATAGCTTCTGAGCTCGTATCGCGGGAACCTCTAATACTTCCTCCCATAAAAACCCGATTATCATTGAAACTTATAATGTAGCTGTATGCCTCTATTCTAGCTTTTCTTCCAATTTATTCAATTCTCTGAAATAAATCCTGCCTCCAAGAACAACTCCAACAACTAACGGCACAGAAAAACGGATAATCCTGCCTGTTTGTGTGTCAGAAGTCAGATAAAACACTGTTACTGCTGAAGCCATCACTGCTAAAATGCTTAAGACTGCTTCCTTCAGTATTTTACGGTGCTCCTCATTTAACTCCACTTTACTTCACCTCTGATTTATCTCAGGTTTCTCAGCTTTATCCCACAACCGGACCAGCTTGTTTAACTTGGCTATTCTTATGTCGGCGATTCCTGCCTTGATGACAGGACATTCCCACTCTAGAGCCAGGTCTGAAATCGTTGAGTCGCATGTCTCGCCAGAACGATGGGAAATCACAGGTGTGTAGTCTTCTTCATGGGCTAGTTCTACTGTGTCTTTGGCATCGGTTACTGTTCCGATCTGGTTAGGCTTTACAATTAATGAGTTGCATGCGCCGTTCGTGATGCCTTCTTCAAGCCGGTCTTTGTTGGTTGTGAAGAGGTCGTCGCCGCAGATCATTACATCGGGGTTTTTAGCGGTTAAGAGGGCGTGGTGTCGGAAGTCTTCCTCATCGAACGGGTCTTCTACATATACGAGATCAAACTCGTCTATTAATTCTTGTACAAAGTCTAGGTGTTGTTCTGGGCTGTTGACTCTGTTCATTGAGTCGATTCTGTATTTGCCGTTCTTATAGAATTCTGAGGCGGCGATGTCTAGACCTATCCTTGCGTCGTGTTTGTCGGCTACTTTTTTCAGCTTTCTCAGTGTTTCTTTGTCGTCCATTGAGGTTATTAGGGCGCCTTCATCGTTTATTCCTTTTATTTTCTGACTGTATTTTTCTTTGAGTTCTTGGTAGATCTCTGTATTTGTTTTGAGTGCTTCCGGGAATGTTTTGGCGTTGACTGGCAGTACGAGGAATTCTTGGATGCTTGTGTTGCCACCGTGTTCTCCTCCGCCTATTACATTGCTGAGTGGTAGTGGGAAGTTTTCTGTGTGTTGGAATCCGGCTGCGTTTTTGAATGCGAAGCTGGCTGCGATACTTACTGCGCCGAGCCTGGAGAAATCATCTGTGCCGTCTATTTCCTTTAGTTCCTGGTCGAATTCTTTCTGTGTGAGGTCTCTTCCTTCCAGTTTCTTTTTCATGAGTTTTTCTAGGTCGTCTAGGTGTTCTGGTACATGGCACTTGGCTTCGTGTTTGCCGGTTGAGGCTCCGGAAGGTGCTTTTCCGTATGAGTTGTTTATTTCGGCTTCTACTGTGGGTTGGGTTCGTGAGTCGATTATTTCCCTGAGCTGGATTGAATCAATTCTCATGTAGAAGAACTATCGGTACTGGGTTAAAGAACTTAGTGGAAACAGAAAGGTAGAAAGTAAAAGTTGGATATGTAAGATCTATTTTTTGACTGTGAGCGGGAGTTTTCCAGCTTCCATTTCTCTTTCTGCGATTTTCTTGGGTTCTTCGTTGCTTTCTGCGTCTACGAATGCTGGTGCACCCATTGATAGTTGTAGGCTTCTTGCTCCTAGGATTCGTGCCCTTTCGTATCTTGTGTATTCTGTCATATTTTTTGTCACCTCGCTGAAGTTTTTTATCCGATGTAGCCAAGGTCTCCTCCCTGGCTTTGGTCTTCTTCCGGATTCTGTTTCTTCTTCAGGTTTTGAAGTTTTTTAAGCACTTCCTGGCTTTCCTCAACCTTATCATCTAAATCGCTGTAATCTAGGTCAAGTTCCAAGATCTCTTCCATGGTTTCAAGTACTTTCTCAGTGCTTTTAGGGTCGCTTAGCAGGAATCCTGGCGTTTCTCCGAGTAGACAGATTCCGTTGATCCCTCTCTCCTGTGCGTTCCCAATCAGGAGTCCTGAGATGCCGACGATCTGTCCTACATCGTGCTCGAACTCTATTCCGTGGTCTGAGTATTTTTCTTTGACTTCTTCAGTAGTGACGGCGCCGAATACTTCCGGTTTTTCAACTACTTCGCCTGTTCCGTAGCCTCCAATAGTAAGAATTTCATTTGAACCTACATCCTCAGCTAGCTCAGTAACTTTCCCTGCGACCTCGTGATGACCTTCAGGTGTTGATGCCTGTGCATTTCCTTCTAAAAGGATTAGATCTCGTGCGTCGTCTCTCTGAAGCTGGTAGAGTTTGTTCTTGATTACCTCGACTGTTGCGTCGTCGTTTATTACTGTGTGCGGCGGGAAGTGATGGCTTTTGATCTCTCCGATCTGTTCTGCTTCTGTCTGGTCGGCGATATATGATACGGTGTTTCTTCCTATGTGGCCTATTCCTGCCAGTCCTTCTACGAATACCGGGTTTTCTACTTCTGGTTCTTTCTCTAGGTTGATTGTTGTCTTATCCATAAAATCACCTTTTAATTTTCTCCTTTTTTGGCTTTTCGCCGATACTCTCCGTACTTGTCAGGGAAAGAAAACTTCGGGGGTCTCGCCTTCTCAGTTTTACTGCTGCAGTGTTCTTCTTTCAAGGTATAACTGCTGCAGCTACCACATTTTCTGATCATAAATTTTAAGCCCGTGAGAACTCGAATCTGCCGTCTAATTCATCGGCTTTACTTCGGATCTTTTCTACGGCTTCATCCATACGCTTTTTCGCTAGTTCCTGAGTTCTGCCCCAGGAAGTAATCGAGTAATCTGGTGCGGAAACATACTTTACCTCGACACCTTCGCCGAGGTCTTCCAGAGAGTCTTTAATCTTCTGGATGCCGTTCTCAGAGGTAAA from Candidatus Nanohalobium constans includes these protein-coding regions:
- the eno gene encoding phosphopyruvate hydratase; the protein is MRIDSIQLREIIDSRTQPTVEAEINNSYGKAPSGASTGKHEAKCHVPEHLDDLEKLMKKKLEGRDLTQKEFDQELKEIDGTDDFSRLGAVSIAASFAFKNAAGFQHTENFPLPLSNVIGGGEHGGNTSIQEFLVLPVNAKTFPEALKTNTEIYQELKEKYSQKIKGINDEGALITSMDDKETLRKLKKVADKHDARIGLDIAASEFYKNGKYRIDSMNRVNSPEQHLDFVQELIDEFDLVYVEDPFDEEDFRHHALLTAKNPDVMICGDDLFTTNKDRLEEGITNGACNSLIVKPNQIGTVTDAKDTVELAHEEDYTPVISHRSGETCDSTISDLALEWECPVIKAGIADIRIAKLNKLVRLWDKAEKPEINQR
- a CDS encoding nucleolar RNA-binding Nop10p family protein encodes the protein MIRKCGSCSSYTLKEEHCSSKTEKARPPKFSFPDKYGEYRRKAKKGEN
- a CDS encoding DNA-directed RNA polymerase subunit K, which produces MTEYTRYERARILGARSLQLSMGAPAFVDAESNEEPKKIAEREMEAGKLPLTVKK
- a CDS encoding 30S ribosomal protein S2; this translates as MSEDEELLIDRDDYLAHGVHIGTKAQHNDMEDYIFHVKKNQLAVINLEDTDVQIRKAAEKLAEYEPEDILVIGRKDEAKNAIDEFSKATGVKTVIGRFMPGSFTNPESENFTEPEIIVVTDPETDAQAIREAAQTNKEVISIADSENKLDDIDLAIPANNKSEKSIGMVYYLLAREMLEAKGMELKKDKDLFTPEIEREEDEEE
- a CDS encoding proteasome assembly chaperone family protein, whose product is MDKTTINLEKEPEVENPVFVEGLAGIGHIGRNTVSYIADQTEAEQIGEIKSHHFPPHTVINDDATVEVIKNKLYQLQRDDARDLILLEGNAQASTPEGHHEVAGKVTELAEDVGSNEILTIGGYGTGEVVEKPEVFGAVTTEEVKEKYSDHGIEFEHDVGQIVGISGLLIGNAQERGINGICLLGETPGFLLSDPKSTEKVLETMEEILELDLDYSDLDDKVEESQEVLKKLQNLKKKQNPEEDQSQGGDLGYIG